From Pseudomonas sp. CCI4.2, one genomic window encodes:
- a CDS encoding arginyltransferase: protein MTELARLKFYATQPHSCSYLPEEQATTLFLDPSQPMDVQVYADLSDMGFRRSGDHLYRPHCQNCSACVPARIPVGLFVPDRQQKRIFKRNADVQVRAAKPHFSEEYFDLYQRYIEQRHADGDMYPPSRDQFSTFLIRDLPFSTFYEFRLDGRLLAVAVTDLLPNGLSAVYTFYEPAEERRSLGRYAILWQIAEAARLQLHAVYLGYWIKNCKKMNYKTQYRPIELLTNQRWVTLY from the coding sequence ATGACCGAGCTGGCGCGGCTTAAGTTCTATGCCACTCAACCCCATTCCTGCAGCTATTTGCCTGAGGAACAAGCGACGACGTTATTTCTGGACCCAAGCCAGCCAATGGATGTTCAGGTGTATGCCGACCTTTCCGACATGGGTTTTCGCCGCAGCGGCGACCACCTGTATCGGCCTCACTGCCAAAACTGCAGCGCCTGCGTTCCTGCGCGCATTCCCGTCGGACTGTTCGTTCCAGATCGCCAGCAAAAACGTATATTCAAACGCAACGCTGATGTGCAAGTCCGCGCAGCAAAGCCTCATTTCAGCGAAGAGTACTTCGACCTGTATCAGCGTTACATCGAGCAGCGTCATGCCGACGGCGACATGTATCCTCCCAGCCGCGATCAGTTTTCGACTTTTTTGATCCGTGACCTGCCGTTTTCGACGTTCTATGAATTTCGCCTCGACGGTCGCCTGTTGGCGGTGGCCGTTACCGACCTTCTGCCCAACGGTCTTTCAGCGGTTTATACCTTCTACGAACCCGCCGAAGAGCGCCGCAGTCTGGGGCGCTACGCAATTCTTTGGCAGATAGCCGAAGCCGCCCGGCTACAGCTGCATGCGGTGTACTTGGGCTACTGGATAAAGAACTGCAAAAAGATGAATTACAAAACCCAATACCGACCCATCGAGCTACTGACAAATCAACGTTGGGTCACTCTTTATTGA
- the infA gene encoding translation initiation factor IF-1 — protein MSKEDSLEMEGTVVDTLPNTMFRVELENGHIVTAHISGKMRKNYIRILTGDKVRVEMTPYDLSKGRITYRAR, from the coding sequence ATGTCGAAAGAAGACAGCTTGGAAATGGAAGGTACTGTCGTCGACACCCTGCCCAACACCATGTTCCGTGTGGAGTTGGAGAATGGGCACATAGTCACCGCGCATATCTCCGGCAAAATGCGCAAGAACTACATCCGTATTCTTACCGGTGACAAAGTGCGCGTCGAAATGACGCCGTACGACTTGAGCAAGGGCCGCATTACTTACCGCGCCCGCTAA